In Ananas comosus cultivar F153 linkage group 10, ASM154086v1, whole genome shotgun sequence, the following proteins share a genomic window:
- the LOC109716381 gene encoding ELL-associated factor 1, giving the protein MANNNGEPSSAPQHDRWYNIRLGRSFRDHASTKFCTLRYEFKPASIDKTQPGSLHKSKENRVTVEFHNNQPGKPKVTFEGSSEECKDNDGVLFFDGETFRLERLHRAVKRLRHIRLPGESAAAVNLAAASSAGTGADSGSPPLAKVAKAQPVSKPIVPSVPVEVEKIDVGEPDSPGPKPSNKNSAYHSIISSLFSTSPDPKSPEQEENLDILGDDDPASPAKTMTTGQQTPQGAADLGFDINIPTQDDTDDEIADVDVNDDVDEGLNAAEALRAQVNAEEGGKEPQEEDDDTSSSSASSSSSGSSGSGSGSGSSSSESDGSDADSASSGGDIDV; this is encoded by the exons ATGGCGAACAACAATGGCGAGCCGAGCTCCGCCCCGCAACACGACAGGTGGTACAACATCAGATTGGGCCGTTCCTTCAGAGACCACGCCTCAACCAAGTTTTGCACCCTTCGTT aCGAATTTAAACCGGCATCGATTGACAAGACCCAACCTGGATCTTTGCACAAGAGCAAGGAGAACCGGGTTACTGTGGAATTTCATAACAACCAGCCTGGAAAGCCGAAAGTGACCTTTGAGGGTAGCAGTGAGGAATGCAAAGATAACGATGGAGTCTTATTTTTCGATGGTGAGACTTTTCGGCTGGAGCGGTTACATAGGGCCGTGAAGAGGTTGAGGCACATTCGCTTGCCTGGTGAGTCTGCTGCTGCAGTTAATTTGGCAGCTGCCTCGTCAGCTGGAACAGGTGCAGATTCGGGTTCTCCTCCCTTAGCAAAAGTTGCTAAAGCTCAGCCAGTGAGCAAACCAATTGTGCCTTCAGTTCCT GTTGAGGTGGAGAAAATTGATGTCGGTGAACCAGACAGTCCAG GTCCAAAGCCATCAAACAAGAATAGCGCATACCATTCCATTATCTCGAGCCTATTCTCAACATCACCAGATCCCAAATCACCTGAACAGGAGGAAAACCTTGATATCCTCGGGGACGACGATCCGGCGTCGCCAGCCAAGACAATGACTACTGGGCAGCAGACACCACAAGGGGCGGCAGATTTAGGGTTTGACATCAACATCCCAACCCAGGACGACACCGACGATGAGATTGCTGATGTGGACGTGAACGATGATGTAGACGAGGGGCTCAATGCAGCTGAGGCCCTTCGGGCCCAGGTCAACGCAGAGGAGGGCGGAAAGGAGCCGCAGGAGGAGGATGATGACACCTCCAGCTCGAGCGCAAGTAGCAGTAGCAGCGGTAGCAGCGGGAGTGGAAGTGGCAGTGGTAGTAGTAGCAGCGAGAGTGATGGTAGTGACGCTGACTCCGCCAGCTCCGGAGGTGACATTGATGTGTGA
- the LOC109716382 gene encoding U-box domain-containing protein 4-like, which translates to MDLETEVSSISSLVHKLVEDLKCDSVDVQRAAAAELRVLAKNTENVDAIAKSGAISLLIGLLYSSDLKTQENAVTALLNLSIAGSNKIAIANSNAIDPLIYVLQTGNSEAKRNSAATLYSLSVDKENMIKIGRSGVYGPLVELLMNGTPQGKNDAATALFNLSIIHENKARIVQAGAVRHLVKLIDPAFGMVDKAVTVLANLATIPKGRDAIVRERGVPLFVEVVELGSARAKENAAAALLLLCTNSNRFCQLALREDVVPLLVALLQSGTPRAREKAGALLSYIRNQIHGNARRV; encoded by the exons ATGGATTTGGAAACTGAGGTTTCTAGTATCAGCTCTCTAGTTCATAAGTTGGTTGAGGATTTGAAATGTGATTCGGTAGATGTGCAgagagcagcagcagcggaGCTGCGGGTTCTCGCGAAAAACACGGAAAATGTGGATGCCATTGCAAAATCCGGCGCTATAAGCTTGTTAATAGGCCTTCTTTATTCATCAGACTTGAAGACTCAAGAGAACGCTGTAACGGCCCTCTTAAACTTATCGATTGCTGGTAGTAACAAGATTGCTATTGCAAATTCCAACGCCATCGATCCTCTAATTTATGTTCTTCAAACTGGAAATTCTGAAGCAAAGCGAAACTCAGCTGCAACTCTATACAGCCTTTCGGTGGACAAAGAGAATATGATAAAGATTGGCCGTTCTGGTGTTTATGGGCCTTTAGTAGAATTGTTAATGAACGGGACTCCTCAAGGAAAAAACGATGCGGCTACTGCACTGTTCAATCTGTCGATAATTCACGAGAACAAGGCCCGTATAGTGCAGGCCGGGGCTGTGAGGCACCTTGTAAAGCTTATTGATCCAGCTTTTGGGATGGTTGATAAGGCTGTAACTGTTCTGGCGAATCTTGCAACTATTCCCAAAGGGAGGGATGCAATTGTTCGTGAGCGTGGGGTCCCATTATTTGTGGAGGTTGTTGAGTTGGGATCTGCGAGAGCGAAAGAGAATGCTGCTGCGGCTTTGCTTCTGCTCTGTACAAATAGTAATAGATTTTGTCAGCTTGCTCTTCGAGAAGATGTCGTACCACTGTTAGTAGCATTGTTACAATCTGGCACTCCGCGCGCAAGAGAAAAG GCTGGAGCTCTTCTAAGCTATATCCGGAACCAAATACATGGAAATGCAAGGAG GGTATGA